The genome window CCTTCACAGAGATGTGGTACCCCATCAGCGGCCACGCGTACATGAGGCGCAACAGTGAGGCGATCCGCTTCCCTCAACATCCTTTGACTTTGCCACTGACAAAGACTGATGAGCATGTTGATGTATGATCTCTCTTCACTGAGATGTCTGCAgagattttctttcatttaaaatcagtgtTGTACTCTATGTAGCGTGTCAGGTTGTTTTATTGGCGTCTTGCTCTAAGTTGTTGCTCCAGCTCAAATCAGTGTGTGAAGTTCTCTTACTATGTACAATAAACCACAACTGTACTATAATCTATATATAATGTGATGTACAATATGAAATCATTTCACTTAGTTAGACTGTGTCACAGTTTCCCTTCTGTAAGTGGAGTTCCACTGATGCTGCATTTGgatttgtgtctgtgcattaaTCTGTCTGCTGCTTAGCATCTTTCTGTGCTTCCCAGACGTCAGTAACTGTGCTTTAGCCGCTCAACCACAGCTCCTCCGACTCTCCTGAGGGGGCTTTAGCTACTGTAAACGTTGTGTGGATTTAGGAGAGGATCCACTTATCAGTTGGACTGCAGACCTAATGACCTTAAACCAACATGTGTACTGCAGGTTTTGCTTAGACGTTGTGAAGTCAAACTTTCTTTGTGGTTTGATTTTCAAGTTTGTGTCTATGACAGTATCacaaaattcaataaaatgtttttatactgttttttAAGATGAATATAAGCGTTCTTGATCCAGTGACACTACAACATATTCTGCTGAATGTCTCATGATCACTCTTATTTCTAGACTTACTGTAAATCACCAACTTGGTGCCAAAACCTTCAGCTGTCTCTGAACTGTACGTCTGGAGACACAGTCCAGGTTTAATCCATGACACAGTCACTGACTCATGTCTAATCCACCAACATGCCAGGGTAGGCAGCTCCTGCTCCTCTGAAGGACAAACCCGGCACTCGGCCACCTCAAAATGACCCAGAACTCCAATTAGCATCAGTACATGACAGTGAGCACAGGAGGCAGATTCAACATGTTCATGGTCTGACTACACTTCACctgaaaacatgacacacacagcaAGGAGGAGATAATGAAACCAACTTGTAGAGGAACAACAGTCACAGGCTGTGAACCAGTCGTCTGTGACCTCTGTGTGTCGTCTGGACCCGTCATAATAAAAGTCTCCACAGATCTTCAGATGAATCTGAACATTAAACTGCAGCGTCAGCAGTTTATAAGACAATAACAGAGGAGAAACTGTATAAAACAGCTCTGaacataagaaataaacatcAGAGACAAACTAACGAATGCATGTTTTAAATCTATGAAACATTATCACACAGTAAAGTGCTGTAGTTCTACAGCAGATATTTGTGACCCTACAGTCTCATTCAGACtgattataaatattttagctTTTACAGCAAACAGACGTCACTGAAACGTACAGAAACACCACTAATCAACTGTGTTTTCACCTCTTAACTTAGAAATCTCTCTTTTAAAATCCGTCTGATTTTCATCCACAGACAGAATGGATCTGCAGGATGAAGATGGCTCGCAGCCTTATTGGTTTCAAGCGGCTGCAGACAGCTGGACTCTGCACGTTTGGCTGTGGGCGTAAGTTTATTTCATCTGGCCGAGTTTAGAccagagaaacaaactgacTGGAaacttctgtttattttcacagtagAATTCTAAGAATTCACTTGAACTCTGACGGATCCAGTAAAaggttttttcttctgtttttgtcatttgaaGAGTGAAATTCAGGACAGTTCTCTGAATAACTGGGATTTAAATACTAGCTGTTACGGTTTTGGCATGATTACAGGGCAGGAGCACACAAGGCTTCGTCATCATTTATAGACTGGGTGAATGAGCGACtaatgtgttaatgtaaagGTTTAAACCATCTGCTGCGCTGCAGTCTAGtattacaacaataataattcagcaaaacaaaaagcagccgCCAATTATCACACACATCGTTAAGAGAACGGTGCTGTGAGTGCAAACGTGTTCTGGGTTATTTAACAGGCTGTTTATTAGGACAGGAGCactgtgttatttattgtttcaacTTAGGAATATGAGTGGCAGTGGACAGAATGTATTGAATTTATATATCTATAAATGAACATAACTAAatactatttttaatttattattgcaTGTTGGTCTCAACTTGGTTGATTTagatttgttgatttattaaaCATCTTATGAAGCTGTTTGAATTTAATAATCTTCATTGTCtaattgtcagttttaagtAGTTTTGACATAAAAACTAggaatttttaaattaattttgattTGATATGATccttttttaatataataaatatgattaaattGATGATTTGACAGTGTGTCTGTACAGCATTAGTAAAAACGATCTAGAATTTCATTGCTGTCTGTTTGTACATTATAAATTAGCTCAATAAAAGAGAGGAATACAAACACGCAGTAGTATGAGACCCACGTTACACACAGAGTTAATTGTGTTAATTAGACACAACCATCAGGGAACATCCTTCAACCCCCCACCTCTAGACACAGAGTGGGGCCACTTCAGCCTCTATGTAGACAGTCTCATGTGCAGTAATCCCACCGAGATCCTCTCAGCCGCTGGGTAATCTGGTGAGCAGACATCCCAGCAGAGAGGTCACGTATTCCCACAGCAACACCTGCACGCTGGGGTCAGACGGACAAACCGCGACCACCTGAGTGTTCACTTGGTGACACCTGCTGAGACATAGTGAACTGTTGCAACTACACGAAAACCAGTGAGCGCCGTCCTGGTGTTTTAGCTTTTTGTCTGAATCTGACCTTGTTGACCTTTACGTGCTACATTCTGCTGagtcatatttattatatctatatattatatatagatataatatatagatatttacTTATAAAAGGCACAGAGCATCTTCACCTTTATTTGATTTCTCCTTAACACTGAGATTCACTGTTAATCAACCAATAGATCGTCGTAGCTGCAGAACAGTCCAAACTTCGTCTGGTTCATTCATTATATTGATATTAATTATAAGGAGTTGTAGAGAAACATTAATGTGAAACTTGTGGAGTTTATTAAGCACTTACAGAGGACTTAACACTTGTGAACCATCAATATACtatggaaaacaaacattaccCTAATTTTACAGTAGATcccaaaacagcacagaaaacaacGTGTACAGGTGCAACAGTCCTATGGAATATTTTCACATGTATTGGTTAACAGTATCATACACCCCTCAGCACCAATGTCTGTAGCAAAAAGAAGTGTGGTACATCTTAAATTGCACATTTAAATTCTGTTGTAGGAGGAGCTGAACCGATAGTTTGAGTATGAAGGAGTATTTGCAGAATCAGTGGAGGCTGCAGGAAGCAGCAGGAGCCCAGTGTTGATGTCTCTCTTACAACGATCCATCGCCTGCTTGTACGTTATCTTCTCTTTACTGATGGGGTCAACCAGCTCTTTACTGTGGGAAGCCTCATCCCGCAGCTGTTGTGCTGCCGTGCTGTCAATTAGATTGGTGTCAAGGGCTTCTTGGACAGAGAGACGTCCTGCTTTATTGGGATTAACTAAACCACCAGTGAGATACTGAGCCTCCATGTACCTCTTGGCATTTTCTTGGGGAATGTACCCTTTCTGCGCTGCCTGTCCCACTGCAAGACGCTGTTTGGTCACAGGGTCCTCGACTCCAGTAAAGGCTTTCTGGGCATTTAGAAGTTTGTGCATGTGACTGGTGTCGATGAGGCCATGTTCAGCGGCCTTATGAACAGACAGTTTGTCCTTTCTGCTGAGATCAACAATGCCACCAGACGCTGCTTGGGCCTCCAGCAGCTTCAGAGCTGTGTCGACGTCAATCAGTTTGCGGGTAAGAGCACTTCTCACAGACATACGACTTTCAGTGGTAGTGTCGAAAATACCAGAGATTGGAAAATACTCATCACCTGCAGCAGGAGTGAGGTTGGTCAAGCTGCCACTTTGTTTAGTGTTGAGGTTGGTGTAGGAGGATCTCAGGGTGCTGGAGGTGGTTGAGAGGTTGGTCACACTGCCGCCATGTTGAGTGTTGAGGCTGGGGTAAGAGGACCTCAGGGAGGGTGGTGTGGCGTTCAGGGGAGAGCTTGAGAATGATTTAGTAGGTGACCTGGGCACTGTTATTGGGGGCATTAAAGGCTTTCTGGTTTCTCCTGCGACAAGAAGGGCAAACTCTGAAATGGACATTTTCCCTTCCTTGTAGCGGCTCACATCATACTGGGTCAGGCGGCCGTTCTTCAGAGCATCCTTGACCGCATACTGCTTCCCACTCTTCCGATCCTGCAGAATTGTTGTGTCCCCATCTGGACCTGTTGAAGTGATCTCCTCCCAGTCACACTCCAACTCTGACAGGTAAATATAATGGTTGCGATCAATAAGCCCCTGCAAGTAGGCGTCATAGGGAGACATGTCTTTACCAGTCTCTGGATCCAGGATGGTGATCTTTGTGGACAGATTTGTCTCTCTGGTGTGAGTTTCAGCCTGTTCCTCTTTCTTTATGCCATTCTGCAGCTCCATAATGAGAATCTCtctttggtttattttgtctttttcattcaGGATCTCCTTCTCCAGCCGTTGTACTTCAGAGGAGACCTTGACACTCCTTTGCCTCGCCATCTGGTTTCTTTCACTCATGAGTTTGGACTGCTGCTGGAAggtaatgctgatgttgtgtctCTGAGACTCTATGGTTTTGAGCTCTCTGAGGAgatcctccctctctctctgcaaaGCATCTCTGCTACTGATGAGAGCGTTCTGCTCATTAGAGGTTGTAGATTTTGTTGTCTGCAGATGGACtattttgatgttgatgttctgAACGGTATCTTCCTGGTCCCGCCTGAGATTTCTCTCCTGCGTTACCATCTCTCTTAGATGTTCCCTCTCAGCCTCCACTGCTGGATCTTTCTCCACACGAACAACTTCCCTGTAAACAACTTTCTCGATCGACTTCTCTTTTTGCAGAATTTCCAATTTGAGCTTCAAGTTGCGAATTTCTTTCACTAGACGAGTCATATTTGTGGCCTCAGTGTCCAGTTCAGTACGAATACCTTCAGTTAGCTTCTCCAGCTTTGGATCCCTCTCCACTTTTAGCACCTCCTCAATGACAATTTTTTCCTCAATGGGCGGTGGAGCATTTTCCAGTTCAAGGATTCGAGCTTTGATTTGCCTGAGTTCTGACTCGACTTGAATCTTTCTCTGACGATCATCCATCTGAGATAGgatcatttctttctcttgaaTCAGGGCTCTGAGCTGTCTGACCTCTAATTCAAGTTTCCTACGGGCTTTACTTTCTTCATCCAAGGTCTTGTTCAACTTGTCATGCTCCAGGATCTGCTTGGGGTTCTTCTGAAGGAGGACCACTTCTTGAATTACAACCTTCTCTTCAGGCTTCTGCCTTTCCAGAACAATGCATTGGTTCTGGAGGTCAAAGAGACACTCCTCCAAACTGCGACGCTGCTGAATCTCTTCTCTTACATTCCTCCGAAGTCTGTCAGCCTCTTTCTCAAGGAGAGGATCATTCTCATATTTGATAACTTCTTTATTCACTAGCTTTGTCTCCACTTtggatttttcttctttcagctcaTCTCTTTCTTTACGTAGGCGGAGCAGCAACTCGAGGGTGGTATCATAGTTAAGCTGTAAACGGGAGACTTGGTTATTCAGCCTTTGCAACTCCCTGATAACCTCTGGgcttttctcttctttgatCACCTCCTGTGTCATTTCTTTGTACTCCACTTTGGGTTTCTGAGCACGAAGAGTAGTTAGAGTTGTTATCACTGTATTGATTTCTTTCTCCAGGTCCGTACGGTTTCGGGTACAGTCTTGCAGTTCTTTCTTCAGGCGTACCAGCTCCACTTCTGTCTCGGGATCAACTCTGAATATCTCATTGATGATCTCCTTGAGCTCAACTTTAGGCCGGAGCTTCTCCAATTCTTCATAACGTAGCTGATGTGTGGCCAAGTCCTTCATCAGGATAGCAGtctcatctttctcctcttccatGGCCATTTGTAGTTTCCTAAACTCTTCAGTCATTTCTGGAGCTTGTTGGACTTGCTTCACCACCTTAGTGACTATTTTGGGTTGGATGGTGGGAATGACTCTTTCTAGTGTGTTTATCTGGCTCCTTGTACTAAAAATCACATCATTGAGGGATTTACACCGAGCCTCCTCCTCTGCGATATGGCCCTGGAATGTGAGAACAGCTTTCAGCATCTCTGGATCTTTTTCAAGTCTCACCACTTCCTTCTTAACAACCTTCTCCCTgattttttgttgctgttgagaCAGAACCGTGAGCTCAGTTTTCATTTGAACTGTCTCAGTGCCTCTTGTTTGGAGCTCCTGTTGTATTCTCAGTATCTCATCTCTAATCCTGGCTGCCTCTTTATCGAGCTGTGGATCTCTCTCG of Anabas testudineus chromosome 8, fAnaTes1.2, whole genome shotgun sequence contains these proteins:
- the evplb gene encoding envoplakin, translating into MSKSTVKLSKTQVSDLAVLIARMQKNADQVEKNILQTEKQLIVDSEREVNKQPWMHQKENGDRLAQAEVLLKELFMDVDKAKKLQHPQAGDIEKDVKNLHDRWVKDCAAYRELYDKVQSVDLTQKIDWGPVLDEKLKQLKSEPYGPNLSDTEKQIAVHNILHKEIEAYSAQLQSSAAPSQEQDAALKEKYAKLLESSKRRRSHLASLYEYMQSCSKELVYLSGQQERVLQRDWSDRMVDPRGVRMEYEKFKSNGLLAHESEVNKLQQEGDRLVEMNHPGSSTIKAHRDTVQAEWQAFLNLCLAQETHLDNIEEYKKFQLDAETLSDSLERLGSILDPKSLTKMSNPEVLLALEGDEPAVRRNEQRLAALRELSSSVVPLKLRRIQPSKPTTVVSLCDWIDEEDSVSRGETLTLKSNSDSRDWKLQTSSGKMKTLPGACFMIPPPDAEALETVNSLDKTLTGLKSQRSALMASLKNPTVEVVRPQKIVVVQSAPEDPRAAQLASELDRINKALEKLEKEILSRLRAPLDNRNPAQDLENRLREHEKSSLAVRKLESEKSSVQRDMDPILANKPLGPTASTLPLKLSAANNKINDISTLLDLYNKKATTSMFLEKQIQKVEGIVSGFEEQLAKDGSITNQPHALQSRNQQLQTLRKNLASKKDELNKLGTELDLTQQACNSLQHSFGEYCPDIRRQENTVKNLKNRYTNVDSQLQDRIHIIQEATNKNQDFQNAVQSMDFFLVNLPNNAIKPTDDVAQITAKQNSQKKVMEDIKKKSQDLDRVKGFSQDLQSILNAYELKSKSYRGTLNNYDDDDDEDDEELISKKRQTMTQAVQRKEKDLLNLFSEVSAENNQLLNQLETAKSIKARNDEKVSQVVVSHQLQLQSQQKDLEATDNLKKELSEEIARRVEAEKDLETYRKRFVSLKSRRGVERLEEKEVVQYYRDPKLEAELQSLKNRIQDEASMRSKIHVEIEIINEKIIKVETELIRVEPKLVTKVLTEYERDPQLDKEAARIRDEILRIQQELQTRGTETVQMKTELTVLSQQQQKIREKVVKKEVVRLEKDPEMLKAVLTFQGHIAEEEARCKSLNDVIFSTRSQINTLERVIPTIQPKIVTKVVKQVQQAPEMTEEFRKLQMAMEEEKDETAILMKDLATHQLRYEELEKLRPKVELKEIINEIFRVDPETEVELVRLKKELQDCTRNRTDLEKEINTVITTLTTLRAQKPKVEYKEMTQEVIKEEKSPEVIRELQRLNNQVSRLQLNYDTTLELLLRLRKERDELKEEKSKVETKLVNKEVIKYENDPLLEKEADRLRRNVREEIQQRRSLEECLFDLQNQCIVLERQKPEEKVVIQEVVLLQKNPKQILEHDKLNKTLDEESKARRKLELEVRQLRALIQEKEMILSQMDDRQRKIQVESELRQIKARILELENAPPPIEEKIVIEEVLKVERDPKLEKLTEGIRTELDTEATNMTRLVKEIRNLKLKLEILQKEKSIEKVVYREVVRVEKDPAVEAEREHLREMVTQERNLRRDQEDTVQNINIKIVHLQTTKSTTSNEQNALISSRDALQREREDLLRELKTIESQRHNISITFQQQSKLMSERNQMARQRSVKVSSEVQRLEKEILNEKDKINQREILIMELQNGIKKEEQAETHTRETNLSTKITILDPETGKDMSPYDAYLQGLIDRNHYIYLSELECDWEEITSTGPDGDTTILQDRKSGKQYAVKDALKNGRLTQYDVSRYKEGKMSISEFALLVAGETRKPLMPPITVPRSPTKSFSSSPLNATPPSLRSSYPSLNTQHGGSVTNLSTTSSTLRSSYTNLNTKQSGSLTNLTPAAGDEYFPISGIFDTTTESRMSVRSALTRKLIDVDTALKLLEAQAASGGIVDLSRKDKLSVHKAAEHGLIDTSHMHKLLNAQKAFTGVEDPVTKQRLAVGQAAQKGYIPQENAKRYMEAQYLTGGLVNPNKAGRLSVQEALDTNLIDSTAAQQLRDEASHSKELVDPISKEKITYKQAMDRCKRDINTGLLLLPAASTDSANTPSYSNYRFSSSYNRI